From a region of the Alnus glutinosa chromosome 1, dhAlnGlut1.1, whole genome shotgun sequence genome:
- the LOC133852864 gene encoding uncharacterized protein LOC133852864: MVKKSITKMFVYRSRTKLSILISAVTLAAVILMIYSTDSINYEISARSLAFDDRREIPKVLRDHERTDHGPLRSSVGHVHVQLRSMQEESDHDHDHEVDDENWNLLVPPVNVREGERIAWLRQQLPKFEIFKSNNITRLFHGRVLEFFNRDCEVRFFMTWISPAGSFGRREFLAMESLFKAHPRGCLMILSRSMDSRRGNRILKPLHDRGFKVNAVTPDLPFLFKNTPAKAWFNEMKRGKKDPGEIPLAQNLSNLLRLAVLYKYGGVYMDTDFILLKPLSGMRNSIGAQSMDMESKSWTRLNNAVLVFDMNHPLLLRFMEEFARTFDGNKWGHNGPYLVSRVVERVGKRPGYHFVVLPPMAFYPVDWNKIGRLFKKPKNRAESRWVNGKLLQLSGETYGIHLWNRQTSRLIIEEGSVMGRLISDHCVICKQIYSS; the protein is encoded by the coding sequence ATGGTCAAAAAGTCTATAACGAAGATGTTTGTTTACCGTAGCCGTACCAAATTGTCTATCTTAATCTCTGCCGTCACGCTCGCTGCCGTGATCCTTATGATCTACAGTACAGACAGTATCAACTACGAGATTTCCGCACGGTCTCTTGCGTTTGATGATCGCAGAGAAATTCCCAAGGTGTTACGTGATCACGAAAGAACTGATCATGGACCGTTGAGATCAAGTGTCGGTCACGTACATGTACAGCTGCGTTCCATGCAAGAAGAGAGtgatcatgatcatgatcatgAAGTTGACGATGAGAATTGGAATCTTCTAGTTCCTCCCGTCAATGTCCGAGAAGGAGAAAGAATTGCTTGGTTGCGGCAACAGCTGCCAAAGTTTGAGATATTCAAGTCAAACAACATTACGCGGCTGTTTCACGGTCGGGTTCTGGAGTTTTTCAACCGCGACTGCGAGGTACGGTTCTTCATGACGTGGATTTCACCGGCGGGGTCATTCGGACGGAGAGAGTTCTTGGCGATGGAGAGCCTTTTCAAGGCTCACCCACGTGGGTGTTTAATGATTCTCTCGAGAAGTATGGACTCTAGACGAGGGAACAGGATACTGAAACCGTTACATGACAGAGGGTTCAAAGTTAACGCCGTGACACCGGACTTGCCATTTCTGTTCAAGAACACGCCGGCAAAAGCTTGGTTTAACGAGATGAAGAGAGGGAAGAAGGATCCTGGCGAGATCCCATTAGCCCAGAATCTATCTAATTTGTTGAGGCTTGCAGTTCTGTACAAGTATGGAGGTGTTTACATGGATACAGATTTTATACTTTTAAAGCCTTTGTCGGGGATGAGGAACTCAATCGGAGCACAGAGCATGGATATGGAGTCGAAGAGCTGGACGAGGTTAAACAATGCAGTTCTTGTCTTTGACATGAATCATCCGCTTCTGCTCAGATTCATGGAGGAATTTGCGAGGACTTTTGATGGAAACAAGTGGGGTCATAACGGTCCATATCTGGTTTCCAGGGTGGTTGAGAGAGTCGGAAAGAGACCTGGTTATCACTTCGTCGTCTTGCCGCCGATGGCCTTCTACCCGGTGGATTGGAATAAGATCGGCAGGCTTTTCAAGAAGCCGAAAAACCGGGCAGAGTCAAGATGGGTAAATGGCAAGCTGCTTCAGCTAAGCGGGGAGACTTATGGGATACACCTCTGGAACAGGCAAACAAGCAGATTAATAATCGAAGAGGGAAGCGTCATGGGAAGATTAATCTCAGATCACTGTGTCATTTGCAAACAGATATACAGTTCTTGA